A portion of the Diprion similis isolate iyDipSimi1 chromosome 4, iyDipSimi1.1, whole genome shotgun sequence genome contains these proteins:
- the LOC124405643 gene encoding protein bric-a-brac 2-like isoform X4, with amino-acid sequence MAASSSSSSGEQQYSLRWNDFHSSILSSFRHLRDEEDFVDVTLACDSSSFTAHKVVLSACSPYFRRLLKANPCQHPIVILRDVASSDMESLLRFMYHGEVHVGQEQLTAFLKTAQMLQVRGLADVNSGATKIPPPSSSANNGSAPTTPRLPWQDNGRGDGLPVNEGGLSPPPEKRPRSYSPPLGNHVEPKSDLQESLLGQALEGGPTIHTTPSNNVQKGNHDNSLQAQSTGEDSNSLSDNEEDISNNESILNSVKTEPADMLNDPVEQHHRNTFPAALLGLQGLMPGPSGIHAANQDPSYGRWQPSGGDGSASSSGWVPGPSSSRNEISGGGGTGSATGTVSITGTGTGTGTGSYQSQQVAASAVMLNQKSQELSVLLHHAAAATTSQPQQHAGINAMSPDLQLTMMHQKLHDNLQQSLHHHHHHHHHHQQHQGSAKKKIEGMAMLQANNESTNHAGKPKCPECGKIYSNNSNLKQHIVNVHTVQTEYISCHMCSKQFKTKQYLQIHLLSMHGIRKRKSYPVYQMQPTASASASASTAPHTQTHQQIAGPHQTQQQYPNPARWIDDKH; translated from the exons ATGGCGGCATCATCGTCTTCCTCGAGCGGCGAACAGCAGTATTCCCTGCGCTGGAACGACTTCCATTCCAGCATACTCAGCTCCTTTCGTCATCTCCGGGACGAGGAGGACTTCGTCGACGTAACGCTCGCCTGCGACAGCAGCAGCTTCACCGCCCACAAGGTCGTGCTATCGGCCTGCAGTCCATACTTCCGGAGGCTTCTTAAG GCCAACCCATGCCAGCACCCCATCGTTATTCTGAGGGACGTTGCATCCTCGGACATGGAGTCCCTCCTACGGTTCATGTATCACGGGGAGGTTCACGTTGGCCAGGAGCAGCTGACGGCCTTCCTTAAGACCGCGCAAATGCTTCAGGTCAGAGGACTCGCCGACGTTAACAGCGGAGCAACAAAAATACCACCCCCGTCATCCAGCGCGAACAACGGTAGCGCGCCC ACGACGCCTCGACTTCCTTGGCAGGATAACGGAAGAGGCGACGGACTTCCGGTAAACGAGGGCGGACTCAGTCCGCCGCCCGAAAAGCGACCACGCAGCTATTCGCCACCCCTCGGTAACCACGTCGAGCCAAAATCCGATCTCCAAGAATCCCTCCTCGGTCAGGCCCTCGAAGGAGGTCCGACGATACACACAACGCCGAGCAACAACGTGCAG AAGGGGAATCACGACAATTCACTTCAGGCGCAGTCGACGGGCGAAGACTCGAACTCTTTGTCTGACAACGAAGAAGACATTTCTAACAACGAGAGTATTCTTAATTCCGTTAAGACTGAGCCTGCAGACATGTTGAACGACCCTGTGGAGCAGCATCACCGAAACACATTTCCAGCCGCTCTTCTCGGTCTTCAAG GACTGATGCCAGGACCCTCGGGGATCCACGCGGCGAATCAGGACCCGAGTTATG GGCGATGGCAGCCCTCGGGAGGAGACGGTTCAGCCTCGAGTTCCGGATGGGTTCCTGGACCGTCGTCGTCGCGGAACGAAATATCGGGTGGCGGGGGAACCGGGTCCGCGACCGGAACCGTGAGCATAACCGGAACCGGAACCGGAACCGGGACAGGCTCGTACCAATCGCAACAGGTCGCAGCCTCGGCGGTTATGCTGAACCAAAAGAGTCAGGAGCTGTCCGTCCTCCTCCACCACGCCGCCGCTGCTACCACCAGCCAGCCGCAGCAGCACGCCGGGATAAACGCGATGAGCCCCGACCTCCAGCTGACGATGATGCACCAAAAGCTCCACGACAACCTCCAGCAATCGcttcaccaccaccaccatcaccatcaccatcaccagcAGCATCAGGGATCGGCGAAGAAGAAGATCGAGGGGATGGCGATGCTGCAGGCGAACAACGAGAGCACCAATCACGCGGGGAAACCAAAGTGCCCCGAGTGCGGGAAGATATACTCGAACAACTCGAACCTGAAACAGCACATCGTCAACGTTCACACCGTTCAGACCGAGTACATATCCTGCCATATGTGCAGCAAACAGTTCAAGACCAAACAGTACCTGCAAATACACCTGCTCTCCATGCACGGTATCAGGAAACGGAAAAGCTATCCGGTATACCAGATGCAGCCGACAGCCTCAgcctccgcctccgcctccACCGCCCCCCATACTCAGACTCATCAACAGATCGCCGGACCTCATCAAACACAGCAACAGTATCCGAACCCCGCGCGATGGATCGACGACAAACACTGA
- the LOC124405643 gene encoding protein abrupt-like isoform X5, with product MAASSSSSSGEQQYSLRWNDFHSSILSSFRHLRDEEDFVDVTLACDSSSFTAHKVVLSACSPYFRRLLKANPCQHPIVILRDVASSDMESLLRFMYHGEVHVGQEQLTAFLKTAQMLQVRGLADVNSGATKIPPPSSSANNGSAPTTPRLPWQDNGRGDGLPVNEGGLSPPPEKRPRSYSPPLGNHVEPKSDLQESLLGQALEGGPTIHTTPSNNVQKGNHDNSLQAQSTGEDSNSLSDNEEDISNNESILNSVKTEPADMLNDPVEQHHRNTFPAALLGLQGLMPGPSGIHAANQDPSYDPGVDEGENGVYHHHHHHHHHPSHHQSPKVTSRTQPASGQPDFRQQRMLQEHHRQHGYRCPLCCRTLLDISTMRAHLEQHYPRDSPTCPVTSCAKTFSHPNSVRNHMRTKHPVQWDQIKTLRWTYV from the exons ATGGCGGCATCATCGTCTTCCTCGAGCGGCGAACAGCAGTATTCCCTGCGCTGGAACGACTTCCATTCCAGCATACTCAGCTCCTTTCGTCATCTCCGGGACGAGGAGGACTTCGTCGACGTAACGCTCGCCTGCGACAGCAGCAGCTTCACCGCCCACAAGGTCGTGCTATCGGCCTGCAGTCCATACTTCCGGAGGCTTCTTAAG GCCAACCCATGCCAGCACCCCATCGTTATTCTGAGGGACGTTGCATCCTCGGACATGGAGTCCCTCCTACGGTTCATGTATCACGGGGAGGTTCACGTTGGCCAGGAGCAGCTGACGGCCTTCCTTAAGACCGCGCAAATGCTTCAGGTCAGAGGACTCGCCGACGTTAACAGCGGAGCAACAAAAATACCACCCCCGTCATCCAGCGCGAACAACGGTAGCGCGCCC ACGACGCCTCGACTTCCTTGGCAGGATAACGGAAGAGGCGACGGACTTCCGGTAAACGAGGGCGGACTCAGTCCGCCGCCCGAAAAGCGACCACGCAGCTATTCGCCACCCCTCGGTAACCACGTCGAGCCAAAATCCGATCTCCAAGAATCCCTCCTCGGTCAGGCCCTCGAAGGAGGTCCGACGATACACACAACGCCGAGCAACAACGTGCAG AAGGGGAATCACGACAATTCACTTCAGGCGCAGTCGACGGGCGAAGACTCGAACTCTTTGTCTGACAACGAAGAAGACATTTCTAACAACGAGAGTATTCTTAATTCCGTTAAGACTGAGCCTGCAGACATGTTGAACGACCCTGTGGAGCAGCATCACCGAAACACATTTCCAGCCGCTCTTCTCGGTCTTCAAG GACTGATGCCAGGACCCTCGGGGATCCACGCGGCGAATCAGGACCCGAGTTATG ATCCCGGGGTCGATGAAGGAGAGAACGGAGtttaccaccaccaccaccaccaccaccaccacccgaGCCATCACCAATCGCCGAAGGTTACATCCCGGACTCAGCCGGCATCCGGCCAGCCGGACTTCCGCCAGCAAAGGATGCTGCAAGAGCATCACCGTCAGCACGGTTACCGTTGCCCGTTGTGCTGCCGCACCTTGCTGGACATCAGCACAATGCGAGCACACCTCGAGCAACATTATCCACGTGATTCTCCAACCTGCCCCGTCACTTCCTGTGCTAAAACATTTTCACACCCAAACAGCGTGAGGAATCATATGAGAACGAAACACCCCGTACAGTGGGACCAGATAAAGACTTTGCGATGGACCTACGTCTGA
- the LOC124405643 gene encoding protein abrupt-like isoform X6: MAASSSSSSGEQQYSLRWNDFHSSILSSFRHLRDEEDFVDVTLACDSSSFTAHKVVLSACSPYFRRLLKANPCQHPIVILRDVASSDMESLLRFMYHGEVHVGQEQLTAFLKTAQMLQVRGLADVNSGATKIPPPSSSANNGSAPTTPRLPWQDNGRGDGLPVNEGGLSPPPEKRPRSYSPPLGNHVEPKSDLQESLLGQALEGGPTIHTTPSNNVQKGNHDNSLQAQSTGEDSNSLSDNEEDISNNESILNSVKTEPADMLNDPVEQHHRNTFPAALLGLQGLMPGPSGIHAANQDPSYGSVVPKKEGTIIGNESQAVENFARLYNALHHDDTRPLCRYCGRSYSSPSNLRQHVKNVHSNWPPPDTWPQCNVCGKRCKTKHYLINHQLQAHGIHQRSNLNSSAHHHPS; encoded by the exons ATGGCGGCATCATCGTCTTCCTCGAGCGGCGAACAGCAGTATTCCCTGCGCTGGAACGACTTCCATTCCAGCATACTCAGCTCCTTTCGTCATCTCCGGGACGAGGAGGACTTCGTCGACGTAACGCTCGCCTGCGACAGCAGCAGCTTCACCGCCCACAAGGTCGTGCTATCGGCCTGCAGTCCATACTTCCGGAGGCTTCTTAAG GCCAACCCATGCCAGCACCCCATCGTTATTCTGAGGGACGTTGCATCCTCGGACATGGAGTCCCTCCTACGGTTCATGTATCACGGGGAGGTTCACGTTGGCCAGGAGCAGCTGACGGCCTTCCTTAAGACCGCGCAAATGCTTCAGGTCAGAGGACTCGCCGACGTTAACAGCGGAGCAACAAAAATACCACCCCCGTCATCCAGCGCGAACAACGGTAGCGCGCCC ACGACGCCTCGACTTCCTTGGCAGGATAACGGAAGAGGCGACGGACTTCCGGTAAACGAGGGCGGACTCAGTCCGCCGCCCGAAAAGCGACCACGCAGCTATTCGCCACCCCTCGGTAACCACGTCGAGCCAAAATCCGATCTCCAAGAATCCCTCCTCGGTCAGGCCCTCGAAGGAGGTCCGACGATACACACAACGCCGAGCAACAACGTGCAG AAGGGGAATCACGACAATTCACTTCAGGCGCAGTCGACGGGCGAAGACTCGAACTCTTTGTCTGACAACGAAGAAGACATTTCTAACAACGAGAGTATTCTTAATTCCGTTAAGACTGAGCCTGCAGACATGTTGAACGACCCTGTGGAGCAGCATCACCGAAACACATTTCCAGCCGCTCTTCTCGGTCTTCAAG GACTGATGCCAGGACCCTCGGGGATCCACGCGGCGAATCAGGACCCGAGTTATG GATCGGTGGTACCCAAGAAGGAAGGGACTATCATTGGGAACGAGTCGCAGGCGGTGGAGAATTTTGCAAGACTGTACAACGCCCTCCATCACGACGACACTCGACCGTTGTGCCGTTACTGCGGTAGAAGCTATTCATCGCCGAGCAACTTGCGCCAGCACGTCAAAAACGTTCACTCGAATTGGCCCCCACCAGATACTTGGCCGCAGTGTAACGTTTGCGGGAAACGATGCAAGACCAAACATTATCTTATCAATCACCAGCTTCAGGCCCACGGGATTCACCAGAGATCGAATCTCAACAGTTCCGCGCACCATCATCCCTCCTGA